AAATGACACAAATCAAATGTTCAGTCTTTAAAATGTTTACCCATTTTGTTATTATGGGATAGTACATTACCCCAAAATCTAACTATAGTTTTGTTCCATCATTGATCTCACTGTCTGCTATTTGACCTCAttccttctgtctttctcttgcAATCCCATAAAAACAGACTTACCTAACATGGTCAATTGTATAGCATTACTTGTCTGGGAGTGTTTTAAGCCATTTCTTTTCTGAAGACCTTCACAGGTATATAGATCATTCTTTGCAGGACTGATTCTGTACTCAGGCTCTGTTTTGGAGAAGACCAACATCCCACTGTTATTAAAAATAATGCTCAAtctcttctctcctgtatgtCATATCTGAGAGTGACAGTCTCTCCACTGAATGTCTGTGGCCAGCTGGGTTGGATGGTCAGAACAGGCACAAGTCAGTCTGGACAGACACAACACAGACAACTAACTGAATGAACATTTGCACAATTTTATCACACACCTTAGAAAGTAAAATAATGTGGATCAGTATTTATCACAAAATGAACATATCAAAAGTTGTCATTTCTGAACATACAGTATGCAGTCTGAACTGTCTGACTTACCAAGATCTATCAGAATACATATACAGTGatgtccgcacacacacacacacacacacacacacacacacacacacacacacacacacacacacacacacacaacaatagtaatttacaacattaacaatgtctgaaaaatgtgcttttctttcaaaaacaaggacatttctaagtaaccccaacacttttgaatggtagtgttcATCAGAGGCAGCTGTGCGGAATGTTTTACCACTGACCAGAGACGGGGGGAGTTTGAAAGTTGTAACTGGGGAACTGGATTTCCAGGTTAAAGTTTAGAGTTTAATTTTGCTTCACATCATTACATGTTGAATACATTAATCCATTTTTAAACTATTTACCTCTGAACATATCTAAGTGGTTTGTTGTAGACTGTGAGACACAGTGTGAAgaaacaaggtaaacatctggggTTTCTTATCACCCCCTTCAGGACAGGCCTGTAACTACTCTACGTTCTTGTGGATCACAATATAGAAACTAATATAGTCATTGGTCCATAGCGACAACATAACCCCTCAGTCTACTGTGTCTGCCCTcttattccttcctctctctatggtcccgtgtggctcagttagtctagcatggtgtttgcaatgccaggtcTGCAGGTTCGATTCCAATGGGGGACCAGtagagagaaaaaatgtatgaaatgtatgaattcactactgtaagtcgctctggataacagcgtctgctaaaatgtaaatgtatagttATCATATTAGTACAGACATGGACCACTTCACAATGGGTTCCAATCAGTAGAAGTCAAGTCTGGATGTGCTTTACAGAAGACTGACAGCAATATTTTCAAAGGAATACAATGATGTAGGGAATCATCACTTTTTGTTTGACATATGAGATTTAATACAACATTTAAAATCCAAAATACAACACACCCTCCATTGTCTTACGTTGGTTTGCGTCACTCTTATGCGATCATCATCGTGCGGAATCATTGCGCTATCTGATGTAAGACAACAAACACTCTCTTCATTCAAGTTCCATAGTGGAATACTAATCTGGCTCCTATAATTACTGTAAAAATGCAATTTTACAAAAAACATAGAGACATAGAAGTGAAAATGATGtacaatgtataaaaaaaaattatatatgtgCCAACTTAACTGTTAAAGTTGTATTAGCAGGTCAGCCAACCAAGTATAAACCCACCTttaggtttttttttttattatgaaaatgtatataaaaagcTTGACATTATGTaaaacacaaaagaaaaaaaatggaaattCAGCTTTTAAACAAAACAAGCACTTCACTATTGTTTAATCAACAAACTGAAGTCAAAGAGGGGTCAGTGTAATATttcaagaaaatgaacaacaatcaAAAATAACAAAGCCAAGCATACAAGCCCCCAAAAGCTGAAAACGGCAACTTGCTAAATCATAACATTTAGTATTTGTAAAATTACATTCAGTGATATTTGACTCAGTAAACACTGTCATAAATCAATGTAAAGGCAATGGCAAAAACGTAAAAATCCCAAAATGGTTGTTCAGTTTACAGTTCTTACTGTAATGATCACACGGATGATTCAGTCTGTTCAATGACATCATCAGATCGTAACTCATATTGAAGAGATTTGGCTGTTGAACACAGGCCTATGGGAATATAACGGACAGAGAGTAGCATTGGAGTTAAACTGATTCAACTGCTCTTTCAACTGCTCAGCACTAAAATGTAATCCATCAAAAGTAATAAAAAGGTTAGTTTGCCTTTTTTGAGGGGAGAAAATTTCCATAGAACATATTTAACAAAAATAGCTGACCATGGTCACTTTTCTATTTACATTGGAAATGAATCATTTGAGTGATATAAGAGCATGACATAAAGAAGGAGAATATCAAGCTGGATAAGTTGATTGTCGATACACACTGAAATAAAGAGGTCACCTCGAGCCCTGCAGCATTTCACCAAAAGCACGATAGACACCAGTAGAAAGGGAGACACCACCAGCAGACTACAAAGCAGCCTGGGCAGCagaaagatggagagaacagaacCTGGAGGGACAAGCATAACACATGTTTaaccatcaacacacacacacacacacacgcacacacacacacagtcacaattACTCACCTTTCACAGTGATAGTGACAGGATCACTGATGATTGATGATATGGATCTGGACTGGATCTCTCCCTGACACCAGTAGAGACCCTGGTCAgactcagcagctctactgatggTGAAGGTGTCTCCTGTTGTAGTGTGTCTACCAGACAAGGTCACTACTTTCTTAGTGTTGTCTTTGTACCATGTATAGCTCCAGCCACTGTCAAGCCCCACTGAACATGTCAGAGTTACAGTCTCTCCAGAATGGAGGGGACCCTATGGAGAGGCTTCACTGAGGCCGTGGGCAGAGCTGTGGAAACACAGTTATATATGAAGACAAATGCAGTCAGTGCACAAATCTCTCCAACGTATGATCATACTAGGTAGGTCGTACTGTAACTATTCATTTTTCCATTCATACTGACACACAGACCACATCTACATGATTGACTCAATATAAATAGTGTCCATTTGTTTAATTAAAAAAACACATAACAAAGTAACTCACCAATCACAGTTATAGTGACAGGATAACTGATGATTGATGATATGGATCTGGACTGGATCTCTCCCTGACACCAGTAGAGACCCTGGTCAgactcagcagctctactgatggTGAAGGTGGCTCCTGTTGTAGTGTGTCTGTCAGACAAGGTCACTACTTTCTTAGTTTTGTCTTTGTACCATGTATACCTCCAGCCACTGTCAGACCCCACTGAACATGTCAGAGTTACAGTCTCTCCATTGTATGCAGGGTTTGGATTCATGGTCAGTGTAGTTTCAGGAAGAGCTAAGAAAACAGAGAACAGAATATCAAAACATCTGGATTCATGCTTGGTCATTTAAAATAATTGATCTGTTGCAGTTAAGTTTTGATTAAAGTTGTATGTTGACTCCATTCACTTAGAATTtacagtctatacagtatatctgtgttAAGATTAACCCTCATTGACTCAAAATTCAGAAAGTCCAGATAGTGATTGAAGATTAATAGCAAGCTCACCAGTGACAGTAATGTAGAGAAATGGGGCCCTATGTCAAGTGGTTATGTGTATGGAGGCACTGATGAGAATGAGAGATAAGATGATATACCTGTTACTGTCAGTCTGACTGCATCACTCCACTCAGAATGCTTCTTCTGATCAATATGTGTACCCAGACACCTGTAGTCCCCATTGTCTGAAATCTTAACCTCACTGATCTCATATTCATTCTCCCTACTGATTGAGTCTACATCATCCTTGCGCCATGTGTATTTCCAGTCAGTGACTTTTCCCCTCTGTATGTTACATCTGAGAGTGACAGACTCTCCACTGAATATCTGGGAGTATTTGGGGTGTATGGTCAGAACAGCCTTTGCCTTTCCTGCACAAAATAAAACCAGCATGATACAATTGTTTTTTTGAGACACTCAAAACTAAAAATATGTCTAGTCAAAAGAAGCtttaaaaatctaaaataaaacatttgatgaaGCATTAAGAGATGAAGGCTTGATCAAGTGTACACATATCTACCATCATCATCTTCAGAGTGTCCAGAGTAGATGTGTGTACTCAGCACTACAACAAAGAAAGTCACATTGCTCCAATATTAGATAGAACTAAATAACACCACGCCATATTCATGTTACTGATTACCAAATCCATCCTGTACTTTATTTTAATGTTGCAATCTATGATTTCTACAAACATTTTTTACCTTTAAATTAGTAATATGCATTTATTCTTGAAGAGTATAACTTTTAATTCCCTCAACTTATCTTATCCCATCATAAACCGAAATATATGGTTATTTTATGACAATTATTATAAACAATATAAATGAATGAATTTCCTTTGCCCCATCCCTCAGCCATATACCACAAAAAGTGTCAGGAAGGCCATTTTGTGGCAGCTTGAATTACGGACTGCAGCTTTAAATGGCAGCTAACTTCCCATGTTCTGCACACAGAGAGTGTACAgagaccaaaaacaccaaaacaccacTCATTAATCTCTTAACACAGTTTACTATAACTGTAGTGAAGGAACCCTCAACCATTTACAATAATCACAACTTGATACTACAACACATCCAACAAATATTGCATTTTATATTCATTGACAGCACATTTTGCAACCACTGAGTTAGCACCACTCTTTAGTTCCTGAGTGATGAGCTGGTTAAATGCACACAACCACACTAACAAGGTCTACATGGCATCGGCTATACAAGCTCAGGTTCTCAAAGTGATGCAACATCAATGTAGAATGGTCACTTTCTACACCATATTTGCTGCAATTTCCTTTGAGTGACTCTTACTAAAACTTTCTTAATAAGTGCTGAAACACCAAAAACAAAGCTAAAGCATGAAACTGTCTTCATTTCGATTAATGTCTTATTCCCTTTTCCCTTAAATTCTTAGTAAATGAGGTAATTAGTGTTCATAAACAAACACACTAACTCAGTACTTACATAGTAGCAAACAGAGCAAGGTGTGCTCCATTCTGTCCCTACAGACAAGTGACTTTCTCTACAACTACAGTCCTTCTAACAAACCCCTCTACTTCCTATATGATGACAGTCTGCTTAGATCACACCACATCATGCTTAGATCACACCTCTTCACCGTACACAGAAAAGCAGAGAAATATTCTAGAGAATTGTAAAAATAGATAGATAGTGTAGGCCTTCCCTCAAACCTTTGCTCAGTTGTAAGGGGGCAAGCCAAGCCAGCTAACCTCACAATGGAAATGGACATCTCCAGCcacttctcactcactcactcactcattcactcactcactcactcactcactcactcactcactcactcactcactcactcactcactcactcactcactcactcactcaatcactcactcacaACCTCAGATGGTTCTGTTATGAGTAATATGTTTAGCTACTGTCTACATAGATAtgtttgttattgtgttgtttatGGTTGTATTTAAATGTGTCTGTATATGTGATGTGTATCAGGGCTATTGTTCATTTactgtattgtgtgtttgtgtgtgtgtatgtgtgtatatattgtttgtttttgtctattgtttattattttcataatgttttactttttttcACTTGCTTTTCTTTATGTAAATTATTtttgtacttatttatttttatgtacatgatttttttactttttggggggtattttctaaaaactgcattgttggttaagggcttgtaagtaaagtgTAGAGTGTAGAGTGTGGGACACATGTACAACATGTGTGAAGAAACCAACATGGGGAGAGAAAGGTTACAGGAGCAAGCAGTTACAGACTTCACCTTTAGTTGGTATCCTATGGTAAACATCTGGGGTTTCTTATCGCCCCCTTCAGGGACAGGCCTGTAACTACTCCACATTCTTGTGGATCACAATATCGAaactaatcaatcaatcaatcaaaatgtatttataaagccctttttacatcagtagatgtcacgctatacagaaacccagcctaaaacaccaaacagcaagcaatgcagatgtagaagcacagtggcttggaaaaactctgtctctgaggggtggccagtctgcttctggctgtgccgggtggaaattataagagtacatggtaattaaggccagattgttcttcaagatgttcaaatgttcatagattaccagcagggtcaaatgacAGTGGTtgaagagggtgcaacaggtctgtacctcagaagtaaatgtcagttggcttttcatagctgagcattcagatgtcgagacagcaggtacggtagagagagagagtcgaaacagcaggtccaggacaaggttGCACGTCAGGTGAACAggccagggttccatagccgcaggcattTTCAAACAGTCAAGAAGCGTCTTATATGTTGAGCTACCGaatggctaggacaggcaagccccatactattgtggagcaCTTAATTCTgcctgctgccgtggatatggctgggacaatgctggggggaaaggcccaaaaactatacagacaatgacttcatcaaacaataCTGTTTCATGACGCATCAGTGTCATGGCAAGAGAtgctttgaaacaattactgctttgcatacaagccagtgaattctatgcgttacagctggatgagtcaacaaatgtggcgggcctggcacagtccctggtatatgtccattatGTTTAtgtggggtcaattaaggaagacatcctcttctgcaaaccactggaaaccaggacaacaggagaggatattttttaagtaatggacagctttgtgacatcaaatggactttggtggtcaagacgTGTTGGTGTCTGTACTGTTGGggtaaaagccatgacagggagacatagtggagtgttaacgcgtgtgcaagcagttgctcccgacgccacttgtaacgcttttacaacatatagAAGTGCGGTAGTTATCAAGGGGCAaattattgacacgtttttttaaattgagagacaagcttaaagttttctttactgaccataattttcacttgtctgaccgcttgcatgatgacgagtttctcacacgactggcctatctgggtgatgttttttctcgcctgaatgatctgaatctaggattacagggactctccgcaaaaATGTTCAATGTGCTGGACAAAATTGAGTCTATGATCAAGAAGTTGgagctcctctctgtctgcattaacaaggacaacacacaggtattttcatcattgtatgattttttgtgtgctaataaactcaagcttacggacaatgccaaatgtgatatagcgaagcacctgagtgacttgggtgcgcaattacgcaggtatttTCCCGAAACAGATAGCACAAACAGCtagattcgttatccctttcatgccctgcctccagtccacttaccgataactgaacaagagagcctcattgaaatttcAAAATGCAGTtctgtgaaaaatgtatttaatcagaagccatttctggattgggctgctctcagagtatcctgccttggcaaatcgcgctgttaagacactgaggacctttgcaaccacgtacctatgtgagagtgtatTCTCGGCCCTTACTAGCATGGCAACTAAATATAgccacagactgtgtgtggaaaatgatttaagactgagactctccaaaacaacccaacattgcagagttatgtgcttcctttcaagcatacccttctcattaacctgtggtgagttattcacaatttttgatgaacaaataaggttttatttgtaagatggttaaataaagagcaaaatgattgattattattgtattattatttggtGCCATTGCCCTATATTAGCTCTTTATCACTTCCATGAGCCGGGTTTTGAGAAAAACTCACTCTTATTCTTAtcattaataaatgtatcgtatagtgtgtgtgtggcaggcttacaatgatggcaaaaaacaacatttgagagtgcgctgaccctggtgctagagggggtacgcagctggagtttgaatgtttgaaggggtacgggactataaaaagtttgggaaccactggtgtagaccaattagggtttccaatctctccaaaataatgtggtgatcgatgatgtcaaaagcagcactcaggtctaggagcacgaggacagatgcagagccttggtctgacaccattaaaatgtaatttaccaccttcacgagtgcagtctcagtgctatgatggggtctaaaaccacaCTAAAGCATTTCATATACATTATATTTCTTCAAgtaggcagtgagttgctgtgcaacagatTTCTCTAAAATGTATGAGTGGAATGTTAGACTCGATATCGGCTGATAGTTTTTTATGTTTtcagggtcaaggtttggctttttccaGAGAGGCTTTAtcactgccacttttagtgagtttggtacacatctgttGGATAGGgcgccatttattatgttcaacatacgAGGGCCAAGCAcgggaagtagctctttcagtagtttagttggaatagggtccagtatgcagcttgagggtttatgGGCCATGACTATTTTAATAAATGTGTCGAGATAGGATTAAAAAACTTGATTGACTctattgatcctaggtcctggcagttctgtgcagactcaggacaactgagctttggagaaatatgaAGATTCaaagagtccgtaatttgctttctgatGATCATCATCTTTTCAtcgaagaagttcatgaattcatcactgctgaagcaAAAACCATCCTCTCTTGTTGAATGCTGATGTTTAGTttagctgtcaactcttgtcattttaatccgtttcacatttgctagctaccttttagatcgaagcccaaatagaatgataaaagataagatgatagaagcccatctcctactgtaaataacctacacactgtgtgtgtgtgtagccagccagccaggtagaaaaatggcagaaaaataaaagacggacatcagagtatttttcagtacaccaaaacgtaaagaaccctagtagcctaatatctcaaagactagttgataaaatgttcataagaaagaaatgaaattctaatggaaatgtttcacaatgatgtcattaggcagagcaggcaacagatggcacacagacagcagagttggggacagatatgcagggacagactggcagagacggagtctcaggtaagtttgttgagtctttgtttggcaacattatgaaaggttctcaatttttttgacttgtaaaataggaacataattggaaaatgccatggatacccccactctcaacttaaactggtgactgaactaagatttgttaaaggcaatggtattgctgttgtgagtagttgtgtagttttgggtaccggtagttaggagtacggcaaacaccttatttctttggttcctcaatatacatttaccatattacaatgtaggctatgtgttacagcactacttttggtgtccccctcaggaattgctcttgagaaaatttcatgtaattgtcccccccaaagttgatatcagatttttgccCCTGGATGTGGcatgtaaaccaggagtttcagacCAGTGTGTTAGGGTGTAACTCGGCCCTCAAAGGCTTTAAGATATTTGTAATGAGTTTAATTTAAAGATAACATATTCACTTAGACTCTCCCTTGGTAAAGGCTATAGTACTGAAAACCATTCAATACaacaatcatgtctctgtcactaacaaatacagtcatgggtggtaattACAATTCACTCTAAATGCAAGGCACTCAACATATtaaaggtataaaaaaaaaaataatctgtgAACGGCATATTTTTGGGAATTAATTGAATTCTATCTGGTTATTGGCACAGACATCAATGCCATGTTGGACATGAGGACAAATCAAATAAGAACAACTACAATTCACATTTAACAAAGGCTCTACAGCAAATGCTCTCTG
This window of the Salmo trutta unplaced genomic scaffold, fSalTru1.1, whole genome shotgun sequence genome carries:
- the LOC115189683 gene encoding peroxidasin-like protein, translating into MEHTLLCLLLLLSTHIYSGHSEDDDGKAKAVLTIHPKYSQIFSGESVTLRCNIQRGKVTDWKYTWRKDDVDSISRENEYEISEVKISDNGDYRCLGTHIDQKKHSEWSDAVRLTVTALPETTLTMNPNPAYNGETVTLTCSVGSDSGWRYTWYKDKTKKVVTLSDRHTTTGATFTISRAAESDQGLYWCQGEIQSRSISSIISYPVTITVIVGLDSGWSYTWYKDNTKKVVTLSGRHTTTGDTFTISRAAESDQGLYWCQGEIQSRSISSIISDPVTITVKGSVLSIFLLPRLLCSLLVVSPFLLVSIVLLVKCCRARGLCSTAKSLQYELRSDDVIEQTESSV